CCAGCTGATAGATTATTCAATAAATTATCTTCCACCCATTTAAACACTATATCGGGAATTGAGAACCCGGTAAAACGTGCTTTCTATGAAATGGAAACTATTCGTGGCTGCTGGTCTGTAAAGGAGTTGGAGCGACAAATCGCATCTTTATATTACGAACGTAGCGGACTATCCAAAAACAAAGAAGCCCTCTCCGCTTTAGTCCAGCAACAAGCAACCTTATTACAACCTAAAGATGTTATCAATACTCCTGTTACTTTGGAGTTCTTAGGGTTGAATGAACGTGCATTGGTGACAGAAACTGATTTGGAACAAGCCATTCTTGACAACCTGCAACACTTCCTGTTAGAAATGGGACATGGCTTCTGCTTTGAAGCCCGGCAAAAACGCATCTTGATTGATGAAGATTATTTCTTTGCCGACCTTGTGTTCTATCACCGTATTTTGAAATGTCATGTTATTGTAGAATTGAAGATAGACAAGTTCCACCATGAGTATGCTTCGCAACTAAATATGTATCTGAACTATTTCAAAGCGGAAGTGATGCAGCCGGATGATAATCCACCTATCGGTATTCTGCTTTGCACTGAAAAGGGAGATACATTAGTAAAGTATGCCACAGCCGGATTAGACCCAAATATCTTTGTACAGAAGTATAGGATAGAGCTTCCAACAGAAGAAGAAATAAAAGAGTTCATTTCCTCCTCAAA
The Bacteroides caecimuris DNA segment above includes these coding regions:
- a CDS encoding YhcG family protein; translated protein: MNFEALVKHISTIQNTLQAQAAHAVNLALTSRNWLMGCYIVEFEQNGEDRAAYGEQLLKKLEQRLKTKGLNERRFREFRRLYLVYPQLKKPVTQYIASQIQIRQSLTAEFTEPIRRLMTAESESGVWKLSTEYPQTETWMIPADRLFNKLSSTHLNTISGIENPVKRAFYEMETIRGCWSVKELERQIASLYYERSGLSKNKEALSALVQQQATLLQPKDVINTPVTLEFLGLNERALVTETDLEQAILDNLQHFLLEMGHGFCFEARQKRILIDEDYFFADLVFYHRILKCHVIVELKIDKFHHEYASQLNMYLNYFKAEVMQPDDNPPIGILLCTEKGDTLVKYATAGLDPNIFVQKYRIELPTEEEIKEFISSSNYESYKL